One genomic segment of Brassica napus cultivar Da-Ae chromosome A3, Da-Ae, whole genome shotgun sequence includes these proteins:
- the LOC106438609 gene encoding GDSL esterase/lipase 7, with protein sequence MKSLLFCVVFLELVWFGYGHDQSRNHHPLAPAFFIFGDSLVDSGNNNYIPTLAKANYLPYGIDFGFPTGRFCNGRTVVDYGAMYLGLPLVPPYLSPVSIGGNVLKGLNYASAAAGILDETGQHYGARTTLNGQISQFEMTIQLQLQPFFQNPADLRKYLAKSIIAINIGSNDYINNYLMPDRYSSSQIYGGKEYATLLIKTLSAQISRLYNLGARKMVLAGSGPLGCIPSQLSMVKGKNSSGCVTKINNLISLFNSRLKDLPNTLNKTLPGSLFIYQNFYALFHDMVVNPSRYGLVVPDKACCGGGRYGGALTCLPLQQPCMDRHHYVFWDAFHPTEIANKIIAKNTFSKSTKYSYPISFYELAKL encoded by the exons atgaagagttTGTTGTTTTGTGTTGTGTTCTTGGAGCTTGTCTGGTTTGGTTATGGCCATGACCAATCTAGAAACCATCATCCCCTTGCTCCAGCGTTCTTCATCTTTGGAGATTCTTTAGTTGACAGTGGAAACAACAATTACATTCCCACTCTAGCAAAAGCTAACTATCTCCCATATGGAATTGATTTTGGCTTCCCCACTGGCCGTTTCTGCAATGGCCGTACAGTTGTTGATTATGGAG CAATGTACCTCGGTTTGCCATTGGTGCCACCATATCTATCTCCAGTATCAATTGGGGGAAACGTCTTGAAAGGGCTTAACTATGCATCTGCAGCAGCTGGGATTTTAGACGAAACTGGTCAACACTAT ggAGCAAGAACTACACTCAATGGACAGATATCACAGTTTGAGATGACTATCCAGCTACAGCTCCAGCCATTCTTTCAAAACCCTGCAGACCTTAGAAAGTATCTTGCGAAATCGATAATTGCGATTAATATAGGAAGCAATGATTACATCAACAACTACCTTATGCCTGATAGATACTCAAGCAGCCAAATCTACGGTGGAAAGGAGTATGCAACTCTCCTGATCAAGACTCTCTCAGCTCAAATATCA AGACTATACAACTTAGGTGCAAGAAAAATGGTGTTAGCTGGATCAGGACCATTAGGTTGCATACCGAGTCAGTTATCTATGGTAAAGGGCAAGAACAGCAGCGGGTGTGTGACAAAGATCAACAATTTGATTTCATTGTTCAATAGCCGACTGAAAGATCTACCAAACACTCTCAACAAAACTCTTCCAGGATCTTTATTTATCTATCAGAacttctatgctctctttcatGACATGGTTGTGAATCCCTCTAGATATG GTCTTGTTGTACCAGACAAAGCATGCTGTGGTGGTGGAAGATATGGAGGAGCGTTAACATGCCTTCCGTTGCAGCAACCGTGCATGGATAGGCATCACTATGTCTTCTGGGATGCATTTCATCCAACAGAGATTGCCAACAAAATCATAGCTAAGAATACATTCAGCAAGTCTACCAAATACTCTTACCCTATCAGTTTCTATGAGCTGGCTAAGCTGTGA
- the LOC106432099 gene encoding rhamnogalacturonan I rhamnosyltransferase 1 isoform X2: MCKTDKFLYHRKLWEMKVRLLGETKVEKLRNSFVSRSRMSLWMIRAVTILLLWSCFVHLMALGEMWGPRLFKGWPSCFSQHDLSTVEEMGSLPAKISLSPKRVYQNNGYLMVSCNGGLNQMRAAICDMVTVARFMNVTLIVPELDKTSFWNDPSEFKDIFDVDHFISSLRDEVRILKELPPRLKKRVELGMHHEMPPISWSNMSYYQNQILPLVKKHKVLHLNKTDSRLANNGLPVEVQKLRCRVNFNGLKFTPQIEELGRRVVNILREKGPFLVLHLRYEMDMLAFSGCSHGCNPEEEEELTRMRYAYPWWKEKVINSEVKRKEGLCPLTPEETALTLTALGIDRNVQLYIAAGEIYGGERRMKALTDAFPNVVRKETLLDSSDLDFCRNHSSQMAALDYLVAVESDIFVPTNDGNMARVVEGHRRFLGFKKTIQLNRKFLVKLIDEYTEGLLTWDVFSSMVKAFHSTRMGSPKRRLVIPNKPKEEDYFYANPQECLQLLDEPLRVI, from the exons ATGTGTAAAACGGACAAGTTTCTTTACCACAGGAAACTCTGGGAGATGAAAGTTAGGCTTTTAGGAGAGACCAAGGTTGAGAAACTTAGGAACTCCTTTGTCTCCAGGTCTCGTATGAGCCTGTGGATGATTCGTGCTGTTACCATATTGTTGCTCTGGAGCTGTTTCGTTCATTTGATGGCTTTGGGAGAGATGTGGGGGCCTAGATTGTTCAAAGGTTGGCCGTCTTGTTTCAGTCAACATGATCTGTCCACGGTTGAAGAGATGGGGTCTCTTCCTGCTAAGATCTCCCTTTCGCCTAAAA GGGTATACCAGAACAATGGTTATCTTATGGTTTCATGCAATGGAGGACTCAATCAAATGCGAGCAGCT ATATGCGATATGGTAACTGTTGCAAGATTCATGAATGTCACACTTATTGTGCCTGAGCTTGACAAGACCTCTTTTTGGAACGATCCAAG TGAGTTTAAAGACATATTCGATGTGGATCACTTCATATCTTCGTTAAGAGATGAAGTTCGTATACTAAAAGAGTTGCCTCCAAGGCTTAAGAAAAGAGTTGAGCTTGGAATGCACCACGAAATGCCTCCTATTAGTTGGTCAAACATGTCTTACTACCAAAACCAG ATTCTTCCACTGGTAAAGAAGCATAAGGTGCTACACCTTAACAAAACAGACTCACGGCTCGCTAATAATGGACTGCCTGTGGAGGTCCAGAAGCTGAGGTGCAGAGTGAATTTCAACGGGCTTAAGTTTACTCCTCAAATTGAAGAATTAGGTAGACGAGTAGTCAATATTCTGAGAGAGAAAGGTCCCTTTCTCGTCCTGCATCTCAGATACGAGATGGATATGTTAGCATTTTCCGGTTGCTCACATGGTTGCAAccctgaggaagaagaagaactaaCAAGAATGAG ATATGCTTATCCATGGTGGAAAGAGAAAGTCATAAACTCTGAGGTGAAGAGGAAAGAAGGCCTTTGTCCGTTAACTCCTGAGGAAACTGCTCTCACGCTGACTGCGTTAGGCATTGACCGTAACGTTCAACTTTACATAGCTGCTGGTGAAATCTACGGTGGTGAGAGGCGGATGAAGGCTTTAACAGACGCTTTTCCAAATGTG GTCCGGAAAGAAACATTACTTGATTCCTCTGATCTTGATTTTTGTCGGAACCATTCATCTCAAATGGCTGCACTTGATTACCTAGTGGCTGTTGAGAGCGATATATTTGTTCCAACTAATGATGGGAACATGGCAAGAGTCGTTGAAGGTCATCGCAG GTTCTTGGGATTTAAGAAGACAATTCAGCTGAATAGGAAGTTCCTAGTTAAGTTGATAGATGAATATACCGAAGGGTTGTTGACTTGGGATGTGTTCTCGTCCATGGTGAAGGCGTTTCACTCTACTCGAATGGGAAGCCCGAAGAGACGGTTAGTGATTCCCAATAAACCGAAGGAAGAAGACTACTTCTACGCCAACCCGCAAGAATGTCTGCAGCTGTTAGATGAACCATTGAGAGTCATTTGA
- the LOC106432099 gene encoding rhamnogalacturonan I rhamnosyltransferase 1 isoform X1, whose protein sequence is MCKTDKFLYHRKLWEMKVRLLGETKVEKLRNSFVSRSRMSLWMIRAVTILLLWSCFVHLMALGEMWGPRLFKGWPSCFSQHDLSTVEEMGSLPAKISLSPKRVYQNNGYLMVSCNGGLNQMRAAICDMVTVARFMNVTLIVPELDKTSFWNDPRCVCHHFKLLLELCFYFPLLNLFLLWGSEFKDIFDVDHFISSLRDEVRILKELPPRLKKRVELGMHHEMPPISWSNMSYYQNQILPLVKKHKVLHLNKTDSRLANNGLPVEVQKLRCRVNFNGLKFTPQIEELGRRVVNILREKGPFLVLHLRYEMDMLAFSGCSHGCNPEEEEELTRMRYAYPWWKEKVINSEVKRKEGLCPLTPEETALTLTALGIDRNVQLYIAAGEIYGGERRMKALTDAFPNVVRKETLLDSSDLDFCRNHSSQMAALDYLVAVESDIFVPTNDGNMARVVEGHRRFLGFKKTIQLNRKFLVKLIDEYTEGLLTWDVFSSMVKAFHSTRMGSPKRRLVIPNKPKEEDYFYANPQECLQLLDEPLRVI, encoded by the exons ATGTGTAAAACGGACAAGTTTCTTTACCACAGGAAACTCTGGGAGATGAAAGTTAGGCTTTTAGGAGAGACCAAGGTTGAGAAACTTAGGAACTCCTTTGTCTCCAGGTCTCGTATGAGCCTGTGGATGATTCGTGCTGTTACCATATTGTTGCTCTGGAGCTGTTTCGTTCATTTGATGGCTTTGGGAGAGATGTGGGGGCCTAGATTGTTCAAAGGTTGGCCGTCTTGTTTCAGTCAACATGATCTGTCCACGGTTGAAGAGATGGGGTCTCTTCCTGCTAAGATCTCCCTTTCGCCTAAAA GGGTATACCAGAACAATGGTTATCTTATGGTTTCATGCAATGGAGGACTCAATCAAATGCGAGCAGCT ATATGCGATATGGTAACTGTTGCAAGATTCATGAATGTCACACTTATTGTGCCTGAGCTTGACAAGACCTCTTTTTGGAACGATCCAAGGTGTGTTTGTCATCACTTTAAGCTTCTTCTTGAGctctgtttttattttcctctcttaaatttgtttcttctttggGGCAGTGAGTTTAAAGACATATTCGATGTGGATCACTTCATATCTTCGTTAAGAGATGAAGTTCGTATACTAAAAGAGTTGCCTCCAAGGCTTAAGAAAAGAGTTGAGCTTGGAATGCACCACGAAATGCCTCCTATTAGTTGGTCAAACATGTCTTACTACCAAAACCAG ATTCTTCCACTGGTAAAGAAGCATAAGGTGCTACACCTTAACAAAACAGACTCACGGCTCGCTAATAATGGACTGCCTGTGGAGGTCCAGAAGCTGAGGTGCAGAGTGAATTTCAACGGGCTTAAGTTTACTCCTCAAATTGAAGAATTAGGTAGACGAGTAGTCAATATTCTGAGAGAGAAAGGTCCCTTTCTCGTCCTGCATCTCAGATACGAGATGGATATGTTAGCATTTTCCGGTTGCTCACATGGTTGCAAccctgaggaagaagaagaactaaCAAGAATGAG ATATGCTTATCCATGGTGGAAAGAGAAAGTCATAAACTCTGAGGTGAAGAGGAAAGAAGGCCTTTGTCCGTTAACTCCTGAGGAAACTGCTCTCACGCTGACTGCGTTAGGCATTGACCGTAACGTTCAACTTTACATAGCTGCTGGTGAAATCTACGGTGGTGAGAGGCGGATGAAGGCTTTAACAGACGCTTTTCCAAATGTG GTCCGGAAAGAAACATTACTTGATTCCTCTGATCTTGATTTTTGTCGGAACCATTCATCTCAAATGGCTGCACTTGATTACCTAGTGGCTGTTGAGAGCGATATATTTGTTCCAACTAATGATGGGAACATGGCAAGAGTCGTTGAAGGTCATCGCAG GTTCTTGGGATTTAAGAAGACAATTCAGCTGAATAGGAAGTTCCTAGTTAAGTTGATAGATGAATATACCGAAGGGTTGTTGACTTGGGATGTGTTCTCGTCCATGGTGAAGGCGTTTCACTCTACTCGAATGGGAAGCCCGAAGAGACGGTTAGTGATTCCCAATAAACCGAAGGAAGAAGACTACTTCTACGCCAACCCGCAAGAATGTCTGCAGCTGTTAGATGAACCATTGAGAGTCATTTGA